Proteins found in one Megalobrama amblycephala isolate DHTTF-2021 linkage group LG5, ASM1881202v1, whole genome shotgun sequence genomic segment:
- the pax1a gene encoding paired box protein Pax-1a, with amino-acid sequence MEQTYGEVNQLGGVFVNGRPLPNAIRLRIVELAQLGIRPCDISRQLRVSHGCVSKILARYNETGSILPGAIGGSKPRVTTPNVVKNIREYKQGDPGIFAWEIRDRLLADGVCDKYNVPSVSSISRILRNKIGNLSQPNQYENGKQAPPQSGLSYNHIYPYSYPNAMSPSGTKMSNPPGVPVTGGHVSISRGWPSAHTVSNILGIRAFMDPTAIASAEGYAPKMEDWGSVNRATFPSAHGVNGIDKSVIDADIKYPQPSSTLSSYVPACAYSPSNQYGVYSGPAGSYVSPGHHWQAQGTSLSHPGGGVAMHPSDIHSSMAFKHAVRDGDRKPPSPLSKQQHEALSSIHGLSLSTSSS; translated from the exons ATGG AGCAAACCTACGGGGAGGTGAACCAGCTGGGGGGAGTTTTTGTCAATGGACGTCCTTTGCCCAATGCAATAAGATTACGAATAGTGGAGTTAGCCCAGCTTGGCATCCGACCCTGTGACATAAGCAGACAGCTTCGGGTGTCCCATGGGTGTGTGAGTAAAATCCTTGCGAGATACAACGAAACTGGGTCCATTTTGCCCGGCGCAATCGGTGGCAGCAAACCACGAGTAACAACGCCGAATGTAGTCAAAAACATACGGGAGTACAAACAGGGTGACCCGGGAATTTTTGCATGGGAGATCCGGGACCGTCTTCTCGCGGACGGAGTATGTGACAAGTACAACGTTCCTTCTGTCAGCTCTATCAGCCGGATATTAAGGAACAAGATTGGAAACCTCTCCCAGCCTAACCAATATGAAAATGGGAAACAAGCACCTCCGCAATCCGGCCTCTCTTATAACCATATATACCCGTATTCATACCCCAATGCAATGTCTCCTTCCGGGACCAAAATGAGCAATCCTCCCGGTGTCCCTGTCACGGGTGGACATGTAAGCATTTCCCGTGGCTGGCCTTCAGCGCACACGGTCAGCAATATATTGGGTATTCGTGCTTTCATGGATCCTACAG ccaTTGCTAGCGCTGAAGGATACGCACCAAAAATGGAGGACTGGGGTAGTGTCAATAGAGCGACATTTCCCTCTGCTCATGGAGTCAATGGAATAGACAAATCGGTTATTGATGCAGACATAAAATACCCTCAG CCTTCGTCGACTTTGTCTAGCTATGTCCCAGCGTGCGCTTACTCTCCTTCCAACCAGTACGGCGTGTACAGTGGTCCAGCAGGCAGCTATGTGAGCCCAGGGCATCACTGGCAGGCCCAGGGCACCAGCCTCTCCCACCCTGGCGGTGGCGTAGCGATGCACCCGAGTGACATTCATTCTTCTATGGCGTTCAAACATGCAGTAAGAGATG GAGACAGAAAACCACCGAGTCCCCTAAGCAAGCAGCAGCACGAAGCCTTGAGCAGTATACACGGACTCAGTCTTTCTACCTCATCCTCGTAA